A window of Roseburia hominis A2-183 genomic DNA:
GTCAGTCATCACGATCCGTATTGTCTCCGGAGACATCATCTCAATCATTGAAAACAGTTCTGTTCCCTTAATCACCGGCATCTGCATATCCGCGATAAACACATCGGTGGTATTCTGCTCCACAAGCTGTATCGCTGCTTCCGCTGAACCGACAAGTGCATAGGAAAAATCCTTGTCCAGACTGTCTAATATCGTCTTAATGCGCGCCGCATTTACTTCATCCGGTTCCGCAATTACAACAAATCCCATGTTCATCCCTCCCGCCATCTGGCTCTGTTTTGCTACGTTCATCATAGCAAATTAGAGAACGCATAACAATTGTTTTAGAAAAATTTGTAACAAATCTTTCCGGATGCCATAAGATACAGTGTAAGAAAAATTTGGAGGATTTAATATGAGTGATTTAGCTGCGACAAACTGTGGTGGTGGATGTTCCTGTAACGAGGGCGGATGCGGTTCCATTCTCTGGATCATCTTATTGCTGTGCTGCTGCGGTGGCAACGGCTGCGGTCTTAATTCCGGCAATGGCTGTGGAAATGACAGCTGCCTTTGGATTATCCTGCTTCTCTTCTGCTGCGGCGGATGCGGAAACGGCAACGGCAACGGATTCGGCTGCTGCTAATAAAAACGCACACGGATTCTAAAAGGGAGCGGCATTTGCCGCTCCTCATTTTTATTATTCTAGCGTTCGCTCTTTTTCTCAAGACCGCTCTCCGCATCCCGTTTTCTCTGCATCTGCAATTTCTGTGCCGTCTGGCATTTTTCAGGGACTTTTCTTTTTCGCACACATTCCTCATCAATCTCGTATACACTGTTACCTTCTATTATAAGCATACCAATCTCCATTCCACAGACGCGTATATGATTGCGCTCCGGCAAAAGTCCTGCCTCTTTTATTCCATGCTTCCTTTTGCCTTTGCCCACATTATATGATATGCGTTACCGGTCATAAAGTCTCTTCTCTGCTCATAAACTAAAAGAAAAAGGGTTCTTATGGATCATAACGAAACATCCACTTTTACACCGTTTGATTATATGACACAGACACGGGAACTGCAGATGTTAAAAACCATGCTCCCCTACATGAAAGATACACAAAAAAAGCAATTTGCCATATTGATAAAATATATGGAGCTGCAAAACACCGTCCAGGTGTTCTCGCAGGATGACAAGGTGATGTCCATGTGCTCCGTCGATGAGGGCAGCAATAATATGGTTGCCATGTTAAACGATCTGCGCGCTTTCTGCACCAGCAAAGAGCAGGAAACCATCGACATGCTTGCGAATATGTTCTCCATGCTTGAGACCTACGAAACCATCTTCAGTTAAACAGAAAGGAATTCCTATGCCCTACGATTTTTTGAACAACAATCCGCTTCTCGCCGATATGTCTCCGGAGAAGCTACAGTTTCTCATGAACTTTGCCACCGCCAAAAAGCCGACCGACATCAAGGAGATGATGCCGTTTCTGCTCTCTGCCATGAATTCCGCAAAATCAAATAACATCCAGTTCAGTGAACCGGAGACGGATCTCTTATTCCAGATCCTAAAGCAGAACATGTCCGCAGAAGAATCTGCCAAAGCTGACAAAATCATGAACCTAATGAAAAACAGAAGGAGCGGCTCTTAAAACCGCTCCTTCTGTGCTGTTCTTCTATTTTTTACCAGATCGACGCCACCGTCACTTCCAGCACCTTGTCAATCGGCGAGCTGCTGTTGCCCTTGCCGTCGGTTCCCTCAAAATAACGCAGGCTTGCAGATTCAAATAACACATACACATTATCATCCGCAATTGCGATCTCCTCCGAGCATGGCGGCATCTCTACCTTTGCCGACGGCTCATTGGGATGCTTCGTCAGCGTCAGAAGCGATGCGTATACTTTCAGGTAGGAGGAACTGTTGCGTCCAAAAGATGTGCTCAGATATACTTGACCGCCTTTGTCAAAGGCAATTCCCTGCACTTTGTTCGGAATATTGTAGCTGCTGAGTGAGGTAAGCGTATCATTTTCCTCATCGTAGCTGTAGGAAAGCATCTCGGAATCAAAGAATTTGGTGTGGGTTGCCACCCAGATTCGCCCGCCGTAGCAGGTGATGCAGGACGGAATATTGTCGAGCTTGTATTCGTCGGAAAGTGCAGATGCGTCCACACAGTATCCGGGTGCATCGGCTCCGATTCTCTCAATATATTCATATGGAATCCGCTCCAGCGTCTTTGAATTGGAATGGCAGATCCATACATTCTCCCCGTCAAAGGCAATTCCGCCGAGGTGGCTCTTCTCCTTCATGCCAAGCGTCGCCAGATAGGTTCCGGTCTCACGCTCAAAGATCATTAAGGAGCCTTTCGTGTCGGATCCATCCGCATACGCCGTCATAAGAATGTAATCCGGTGTGAAGCAGAGTCCCTGCAGACACTGTCCCTCGCTGCTGATCAGATTGTCGAGATAGTCTTTCTCTCTGGTGGACGGCATTCCCGGAATATCCAGATCATCCAGAAACGCATAATTGCACTCTTTTAATTCTTTTTGATTGCGGCTTAACACGCTCGCGGTCTGATAGGAATACATCTCGACGTTATAGCGGTTGTCGATCGGTCTGGTCCATTTTGCAAACAGAACCATATTCGCTGCATTTTCTTCCGTGATCTCCGTGATCTTGTGATCGTAGGAGCTGTCCGTATACCAGCCGGCAAAATTATACCCGTCCCGGACAGGAATCTCAAGCGTAAAGGGAAGTTCTTCCACTGCGATCACATCCAGGTTGGCATTGTGGTTCACACCGCCGTTTAACTCATACACCAGATGCACAGCGTCATCGTTCACGCCGAGGAACGGATCAATCGAAGCCGTCCCGCCCTGCTCCCATCCTGTGCCATCCGTCGGAACCATCATGTAAGCCTGTGCCACCATCGGATCATTCAAAAGGAGGACAAACATCGATACCAGTGCAAGAAGTTCTTTTCTCATCTCTGCTCATCCTCCTTTCTTTTCTGCCTATTACTCTTTTCTGCTGCTTTTACATACTGCTGTTACTCTTCCGCACGTTCTACCTTGGATGCCCTTGCCTCGATCTCCTTCTCCTGTACATCGGAAGGTGCCTGCTCATACCGTGCAAATTCATAAGAAAATGTTCCGCTTCCGCCTGTCATGGAACGCAGGTCTGTGTTGTACCCGTAAAGTTCCATCACCGGAACGTCCGCGATGATCTCCTGATAACCGTGCTCCGTCGGATTCATGCCGAGCACGCGGCCGCGTCTCTTGTTTAAGTCTCCCATAATATCGCCGGTGTACTTATCCGGCACAACCACCTTGAGGGAGGCAATCGGCTCCAACAGGATCGGGGATGCGTCCATAAAACCTTTTTTAAATGCCTGCATCGCCGCTACCTTGAATGCCATCTCGGAGGAATCTACCGGATGGAAGCTGCCGTCGTAGAGAACCGCCTTCACTCCGACAACCGGATACGCTGCCACAGGTCCTTTTAATACCGCTTCCTGTACGCCCTTTTCGACTGCCGGGAAGTAATTCTTCGGCACCGCGCCGCCGACAACACACTGTTCAAATACATACGGCTGTTCCAGATCTCCGGAAGGTTCAAATGTCATCTTTACGTGACCGTACTGTCCATGTCCGCCGGACTGCTTTTTGTATTTATACTCCACATCGACTTTCTTGCGGATGGTCTCGCGGAACGCCACTTTCGGACGTTTTAATTCGATCTCAACTTTGTAGCGCTCGAAGAGCTTGCTCGCCGCAACCTCCAGATGCTGATCGCCCATGCCGTATAAAAGCGTCTGTCCGTTCTCGCTGTCATTGACAGCTTTTAATGTCAGATCCTCCAGCATCAGCTTCTGCAATGCCTGCGAGATCTTATCCTCATCACCCTTGTTCTTCGCCTTGTAGCGCTTGCAGGTATAGGGTGTGGAGATGGTTGTTCTAATATACAGAATCGGATTCGCCTTTGTGGAGAGAGAATCGGTCGTCGTCGCACCGGAAAGCTTTGCCAGGGCACCAATGTCGCCCGCGTGCAGCTCCTTTACCTCCTCCGGCTTGTTGCCCCGCATCACGTAGAGCTTTCCTACTTTTTCCTCCACATCCTTATGCTGATTGAATAAGATGTCGTCCGTCTTTAACACGCCGGAATTGACTTTAATAAGGGAATATTTTCCAATAAAAGGATCTGCGATTGTTTTCCAGATATAGGCGGATTTTGCCTTTGCGAAATCGTAATCCGCATTGTAAACCTCATTGGTCTTGGCATTGATGCCGGTGCAGGTGCGCTTTTCCGGGCTTGGCAGATATTTCACAATGTCCACCAGCAGCGTGTAGATGCCGCGTGCCAAAATATTGGAACCCATAAGCACCGGAACGATGCTTCCCTCCGCCACATTCACACGCAGTGCCTGTCGGATCTCATCCTCAGAGAATTCCTCACCGCCAAAATAGCGGTCCATGAACTCCTCGCTCGTCTCTGCAACCGCCTCCATCAGAGCCTCTCTGCAGATGCCAAGATTCTCCTTTGAATAATCCGGAACGTCCGTCTTCTCAACCTCGCCGTTCTCCTTCCAGCGCTTCGCCCGCTGCTGCAGCACGTTGACGTAGCCGACGAACTGTCCGTTCTCACGGATCGGCAGATGGAACGGTGCGATCTTTTTTCCGTAGAGTTCCTGCAGATCCTGTACCACCTGGCGGTAGCTCGCCTCATCGATATCCATATCTGTCACAAAAACCATGCGCGGGAGCTTATACTGCTCACATAATTCCCACGCCTTGCGCGTGCCGACCTCAATACCCGCCTTGCCGGAAACCACGATGATCGCCGCGTCAGCTGCACTTACCGCCTCCTCGGTCTCACCCACAAAATCAAAATACCCCGGTGTATCCAGTATGTTGATCTTGGTATCTTCCCAGATAATCGGAACAACCGAAGTATTGATGGAGAAATGCCGCTTCATCTCCTCCTTGTCATAATCACTGATGGTATTTCCGTCCTCAACCTTTCCCATACGTGATGTCATGCCTGCCAGATAAGCCATTGCTTCCACAAGACTCGTCTTACCACATCCCCCATGACCAAGTAAAACCACATTACGAATTCTGTCAGTTGTGTAAACATTCATAGCAAACCCTCCATATTCTGTAATTGTTTTATGTATGGATATATTTTACTAAATTCCGTCTTTTTTTACAACTTATTTATTCAATATTACTAACTGTATTTATAATATCAGAAACATTTAGCAATAATATGTATTACTTTTGAACATTTTTGGAATACTTCTTTTTATTATTTACACAATATTTACAATTTGGACATGTTCTCGCCATACACGCCGCATCTTTCCGTACTCTCACAGATTAACGTGTTGACTTTCCAGGCGGAAATGTCTATGATAATTGGGTACCAATAACTTGTGGGGGATTCATTTATGAAACTTCAGAAAATCGGATTTATCGGGCTTGGACTGATCGGCGGTTCGATTGCCAAGCGCCTTCGTATTCTACATAAAGATCTGGTCATTATCGCTACAGCCGGTCATGCCGCGACGATAGAGGCCGCTTACAAAGAGGGACTGACCGACAACGCCAGCCCCTGTGAACTGTCGGATTTCTATGACTGCGACTATATTTTTCTGTGCACGCCTGTCCAGAAAAACATGGAATATCTGCGTCTTTTAAAGGGACACGTCTGCGACCGCTGCATCATTACCGATGTGGGCAGCGTCAAGACCGACATTCACCGGGAAGTGACCGCCCTCGGCATGGAGGCGCAGTTTATCGGCGGACATCCGATGGCAGGCTCCGAGAAGACCGGTCTTGCCAATGCCAGGGAATTTTTATTGGAAAATGCTTACTATATTCTCACCCCGACCGCCCAGACCGATCCCGCGGCATTAAAAGACTTTAAGGAGCTTGTGGCTTCTCTCGGTGCGATACCGATGGTGCTTGACTACGAGCAGCACGATTATGCCACTGCCGCCATCAGCCATCTGCCCCACATCATCGCCTACAGCCTTGTCAACCTTGTGAAAAGCTGCGATGACTGTGAAGGAACCATGAAAACCATCGCCGCCGGCGGCTTTAAGGACATTACACGCATTGCCTCCTCCTCCCCCGTCATGTGGGAAAATATCTGTCTTTCCAATCAGGAACAGATTCTAAGACTGATTGACTCTTTCTGTGGGGAGCTTGGTCATATGCGCTCTGCCATCGCCGCTTCCGACAGCAAAGCGCTGATGGAGGCCTTTACCTCGGCAAAAGACTACCGGGATTCCCTGACCCTTCACGCGAACGGCACCTTAAAGCAGGTATATGAGCTGTACATGGATCTTCTGGATGAAGCGGGCGGAATTGCCACAGTTGCCACCATTCTTGCTAGCAACCATTTGAGCATCAAGAATATCGGCATCATCCACAACCGTGAATTTGAGGACGGCGTGCTGCATCTGGAAATGTACGACAGCGAATCGCTCGCCGCCGCCATCACACTTCTAAAAAAGCACCACTACACCATTTATGAGCGCTGAATATATGTCTGCATCGAAAAACGACCGCTTTCGCGGTCGTTTTTCATTGGGGCAATCTATTTTACAGAATATGGTTACTTACAAAGTTTTTTAAATTCATCAGCCACAAACTGTACCTGGGTACCGATAATGACCTGTACTGTTTTCTGGCTTGGGCGAACCACACCTGCCACACCGGCAGATTTGATCTTTTTCTCATCTACCTTAGTGTAATCCCTGATCTCCAGACGGAGTCTCGTAATGCAGTTATCAATGCTTTCTATATTCTCTTTGCCACCGACACCTTCAAGCACGATTCTTGCCACTTCGGTGTAATCATTATTCTCAAGCTTTGCACCTTTCTCTGCATCATCATCGTCATCTTCACGTCCCGGAGTCTTTAAATCAAACTTCGTGATCATAAAACGGAATACAACATAGAATACGACAAATGCTGCGATTCCGAGCGGAAGAATCATCCAGGTGTTCTTTGCCGCCGGAAGGGAAGCGGAAAAGATCAGGTCGGTTGCACCTGCAGAAAAACTGAAGCCTGCACGGAAGCCTACCAGAACCGTGATAAAGGTAAAAATACCGTATAATAATGCATATACTACATAGAGTGCCGGAGCAAGGAACATGAATCCGAACTCGAACGGCTCAGTAACGCCACAGATGAATGAACAAAGTGCTGCGGAACCAACCAATCCGATTGCGATCTTTTTCTTATTGCTCTTTGCCGTGTGAACCATGGCAAGTGCCGCACCCGGAATACCAAACATCATACACGGGAAGAACCCGGACATATACATACCGAGATCCCATGATACATCCGCCGATGTCTTGCCCTTCCAGAAGTTGGCCAGATCACCGAGTCCGATCGTATCAAACCAGAATACGTTGTTCAATGCATGATGCAGACCGGTTGGAATTAAAAGACGGTTCAAAAATGCGTAGATACCAGCGCCCACTGCATCCATTCCCACAATTGCCTGACCAAGAGCGATCAGTGCGCCGAACACAACCGGCCATACGAATAACAGGATAGCTGACACGACAATCGATACCACACCGGATACGATGGCAACACAGCGTTTGCCGCTGAAAAATGCCAGCCAGTCCGGAAGCTTCGTTCCCTTGAACTTGTTATAACAGGTTGCTCCGATGATACCGGCAAGAATACCGATAAACGGGTTTGCAATCTTGTCGAATGCCAGCGTCTTATCCGCATTCTCTGCGATTGACGGCATCAATGTGGTAACAACGCCCGTCGAGAGCAGATTGGTAATCATCAGCCAGGATGCCAGCGCCGCAAGTGCCGCGGTACCGTCATTGTCGTCTGCCATACCAACGCCGACGCCGATGACAAACAGCCATGCCATATTGTCAATTAAAGCGCCCCCCGCTTTTACAAGGAAAAATCCAATCAGCGCCTTTGCACCTGCAATGTCACCACCCTGCATGGTTGCCGGGCAGAGTGCATATCCGATTCCCATTAAGATACCGCAGATCGGCAGACAGGCAACCGGAAGCATCAATGCTTTTCCCAACTTCTGAAGATATTTCATCATAACTTCTTCCTCCTTCTTTTTCTGGCACAGTAGACCTTCTCCCTATGCCATATATGATTTGCCCCTTTATTTTATACCGGAAAGTTCCGGTTAAAATACCATTGAATAACAGATTACTTCGATGTGAGAATCAGAACCGTATCCTGCGGCGTCACCTCCGCACCCGTCACCGCTTTTACTTCGGCAAAATGGTCGGTATTGCAGACAATCATCGGTGTGATCACATCATATCCGGCTTCCCGGATCGCCTTAAGATCCGCCTCCAACAGCAGATCACCCTTTCTGACTTTATCCCCCGTCTTTACATGCGCCTTAAAATGCGCACCCTTTAATGCAACGGTGTCCAGTCCAATATGGAGCAGCAGTTCTGCCCCGGTATCCGTCGTCATGCTGAGCGCATGCAGTGTATCAAATAACAAGGTAATCTCCCCATCCGCCGGCGCGTAGATCCTGCCATCCGTGGGTCTTACCGCCACGCCTTTTCCGAGAATCTCCCCGCCGAACGTGGGATCGCTCACCTCCTGAAGCGGTACTGCCTGCCCGCTTACCGGCGCTCCCAGTTCCAGCGCTTTCTGTTCTTTTTTATGAAATAATCCAAACATCAGCCTCTCTCCTTTCTCATTCATCGCTGTCTGTCGTAATTCTCCGGATATGAATTGCCAGGTACATGATCTCTTCCTTGGTCACCGTGCAGTCATACTGCGCTTCGATGTAATCGGCAATTTTTCTGGCACACGCATATTCCCTCGGATATTTCAGTTCAATCAGATCGGAGAACTCCTGCTCCTCATCGGAGAGCATTTCCTTGCTGAAGAAGATTCTTCTCGCGAAAAATTTCAGATGCGCCACAAACCGCTCGTAGTGCATGGATTTTTCATCCAGCGCTTTCTGATACTCTGCCTTTACAATCTCGATTCCCTTCTGAATCACATCCGTGATCATATAAGTGTCATGTATATCCGTATTATATTCGGCATTCACAAAATGCAGTGCAATAAATCCCGCCTCATCCTCCGGGAAATGAATATCCAGTCTCTCCGCAAAAAGGCGGAGCGCATACTCTCCGACGAGATACTCCCTGCGGTAGAACTGCCGTATCTCCCACAGAATAGCGTTCGACAGCGCAATCCCATTCCTGTATCGTTCAATCGCGAAATTGATGTGATCCGTCAGCGCAACGTAAATACTCTGGTTTAACTCCATGCCGCACTCGTTCTTGGCGTAGGAGATAATGTCCGCCGAGATCTGCATATGCTCCATAGGGATGTTGGAGATCATTTCCTGAAACTGCCTTGAGAGCGCCGAATTTTCGATGCAGAACACTTTCTGTACCCGGCTCTCGTCAATGTCGTCTCCTGTCTTCGCCTTAAACCCGAGTCCTCTTCCCATGAGAACGACTTCCTGCCCGTTTTCATCAAATGCCGACAGGACGTTGTTATTAATCACTTTACTTATCTTCATGATTTCATTCCCATATCCTAACTCTGACAGGAGCCGATCAGCGACAGCGCCGCCTCATCTCCCACCAGTGTCACATCGTTGTGAAGCTGCAGTACCGATGCAGGCACCTCCGGTGTGATCGGTCCGAAAAAGGCACGTTTTACAATCTCCGCCTTGTCTTCCCCGCTTGCCACCATCAGAATCTTGTTCGCCTGCATGATCGTCTTGATTCCCATCGTGTACGCCTGCCGCGGCACGTCCTCCTCCGATGCAAAGAACCGTTTGTTGGCCTCAATCGTGCTCTGTGTCAGATTCACACAGTGCGTCGTGCGGTCGAACTGTCCGTTCGGCTCGTTGAATCCGATGTGACCGTTGTGACCGATTCCGAGCAGCTGCAGATCCACTCCGCCGAGCGCTTTTATCTTCGCCTCATAGCGCGCACATTCCTTGTCCGCATCCGTTTCCATTCCATTTGGGATATTGACATTCTGAAAATCAATATTGACCTTGTCAAACAGATGTTCCGCCATGAAGTAAAAATAACTCTGGTCGTTCGACTGGTCGAGTCCTTTATATTCATCCAGATTCACCGTCTTTACCTCTGAAAAATCCAGATCCCCCTTTTTGTACCACTCCACGAGCTGTGCATAAGTGCCGACCGGCGTCGAACCGGTTGCAAGTCCCAGCACACAGTCCGGCTTCATAATCACCTGCGCGGATATGATGTTGGCTGCCTTTCTGCTCATGTCATAATAATCTTTTGCCCGATAGATTCTCATCTGACTCCCTCCTCTTTCAAACAACAGACTCCTCTTGGGAAAAAAGAAAACCGGAAAACTTCATACATGCCCAAATAGCCTGTATTCAGCTTTCCGGTTTAGTGCACCTTGCGGTGTGAACTATCCTTTAACTGTCTCCAATTATAAATTTAATGATCACCATTGTCAATAGTGTGGCACCATTTTATCGTCATTTCGTATATAATGCACACAATCAGACGTGTCTTTTTGTCTATTTTCACGGTCAGATGTCGTGAAAGACCTGGTAAATATCAATCTTTACCGCATCCGAATCCGATATGCCGATAAATTCTCCGCCGTAGTAATAGCCCTTTTCCTGCTCTTCCACATGTACGATTTCCAGCACAGCGTCAATCATCTCCCGGCTGAACAGGCTGATCCTGGTGTCATAATAACTGCCGACCTCGAGTCTCTTGCGGGACAAAAATCCGACTCCGCCGCGCGAGATATTCAGGATATCCGCATTCACAACGCCGCCGTCGGCCGTGCCGTCCGCATTTAACCGCGCCAGTTCCAGCGCGTGTTCCATCTTAAGGCGCTTATGTTTTCTCTTTTCCAGCATGGGACCAACTCCTCCTATTTTGCGGTAATAAACATCGCATCACCAAAGCTGAAAAACCGGTAACGCTCCTGTACTGCAATCTCATATGCATGCAGCACATGTTCCCTTCCTGCAAGCGCAGACACTAACATCACCAGCGTCGACTCCGGCAGATGGAAATTCGTAATCAAAGCATCGATCACCTTGAACTGATAGCCCGGGTAGATAAAAATCTCCGTCCACCCACTCGTCTCATGAAGCACGCCGTGTTCATCCGCAGCAGCTTCCAGGGTCCTTGTGCTTGTCGTTCCCACGGCGATAACCCGGTGTCCCTCCTGTTTTGCCCGGTTGATCTTGTCCGCCTCCGACTGCTCGATCCGGTAGAACTCGGAATGCATGTGATGTTTTAACACATCACTCTCCTTGACCGGGCGGAAGGTGCCAAGTCCCACATGAAGCGTCACCTCCGCAATCTCCACGCCCATGGCGCGCACCTGCTCTAAAAGCTCCGGTGTAAAATGCAGTCCCGCTGTCGGCGCCGCTGCGGAACCGTCATACTTTGCATACACCGTCTGGTAGCGGTTCTTGTCCTTCAGCTGGTGTGTGATGTACGGCGGCAGCGGCATCTGTCCGAGCTGATCCAGAATCTCCTCAAAAATCCCTTCGTAATGGAACTGGATCAGGCGGTTGCCTTCCTCCACAATGTCAATGACCTCGCCGGTCAGAAGTCCCTCACCGAAATTGATTCTGGTTCCGATCTTGCATTTTTTTCCCGGTTTGACCAGGGTCTCCCAGACATCGTTTTCTTTTCTCTTGAGCAGAAGGATCTCGATCTTTGCCTCGGTGCCTTCCTTCACGCCGTACAGTCTGGCAGGAATTACTTTTGTATTGTTGATGACAAGGCAGTCACCCGGTCTTAGATAGTCCACAATATCCTTAAAATGGCGGTGTTCCACCTCTCCGGTTGCCTTGTCAAGCACCATCAGTCTGGAGCTTGAGCGGTCCTCCAGCGGATCCTGTGCGATCAGTTCCTGCGGAAGGTCATAATAAAAATCTTTTACGTCCATAACTACTCCTCTTACGCACGAAGTCTGATATCCAGTGTTGCTTCGAGATGTTTCAAAATCTTCTTCACAAATCCTTCTACCATCTCGCCCGTGAGCTCTTCCTCCTGCGGGGTAAATACAACAGAGAATGCCATGCTCTTTTTGTCCGGTCCAAGCTGGATGCCTTCATACACATCGAACAGATTCACATCTGTCACATATTTGCAGGCTTCCCGGATGCCGTTCTCAATCTGTGCACAGGTGATATTTTTATCTACCACAAACGCAAAATCGCGCTTTTCCTCCGCAAACTTCGGAAGCGGAGTGAAAATCTGCTCTTTGCCATACCATTTCTTAAGCGCCGCGAGGTCAATCTCCATCACATAGGCAGGCACACGCATGTCAAGTTCATCCTGAATCTCATAGGAAAGCTTTCCGAGATAACCGACGCGCTCTCCCTCACAGAAGATCTCCGCCGTCTGGTACGGGTGCAAAAAGGTTCTCTCCGCCGCCTCATAGGTAAAGCTTACGTTTAATGCATCCGCAACCGTCTCCGCCAGACCCTTGAGTGTATAGAAGGATTCCTTTTCTCCGAAAACGCCCGCACAGAGGGTCTCTCTCTCATCCGGGTATTCCGTGAGCGGCAGTGCCTTTGGAATAAAGACATTTCCAAGCTCAAAAATGCGTCCCTCCAGAATTCCCTTCTTCTGGTTTCTGGAAATCGCGTACAGCATCTCGGATGCCAGCGTGGTTCTCATCAGGGATAAATCCACGTTGATCGGATTGATCAGCTTGATCGCCTTTCTCTCCGGCGCGTCTTCCGGCAGTCTTAACAGATCCAGATCGGACGGGGAGAAGAATGAGTAATGGACTCCCTCGTAAGCGCCCGCTGCGCAGAGTGCCCGCTTGATCTTAAGCTCCGTCTTCTGCTTTAAGTTAAGACCTCCCAGGGTCACTTTTGCCGTCGGCATAAAGGTCGGAATCACATGCTCATAACCGTACATGCGGATCACTTCCTCCGCCACATCCGGGTAGGAATCCATATCCTCGCGGTATGCCGGAATCTGCAGGGTAAGTTCATCCCCGTCGATGGACGGTGCGAACTGAAGCGCCGATAAAATGCGCAGCATGTCCTCCTCCGGAACCTCAATGCCGAGCACACCGTTGACACGCTTTACGCTGACCTTCATCTCTTTCGGCTCGATAGAATTGCCGGTGGAGACTTCAAGCTGTGTGGACGACACTTTTCCGCATCCCAGTTCTTCCACAAGATGCAGGGCACGCTTCATCGCCATGACCGTCGTGTACTCATAGACGCCCTTTGCGTACATCGCACTGGAATCGGAGGACTGTCCGAGCGCTCTTGAACTCTTCCGGATATTGTCGCGCGCGAACTTTGCGGACTCAAACATGACTTCCGTTGTCGTGTCCTTGATCTCGGAGTTCAGACCGCCCATGATACCAGCCAGTGCAACCGGCTTTACGCCGTCGCAGATGACAAGATTGGAAGAATTGAGCGTAAATTCTTTTTCATCCA
This region includes:
- the licT gene encoding BglG family transcription antiterminator LicT; this encodes MKISKVINNNVLSAFDENGQEVVLMGRGLGFKAKTGDDIDESRVQKVFCIENSALSRQFQEMISNIPMEHMQISADIISYAKNECGMELNQSIYVALTDHINFAIERYRNGIALSNAILWEIRQFYRREYLVGEYALRLFAERLDIHFPEDEAGFIALHFVNAEYNTDIHDTYMITDVIQKGIEIVKAEYQKALDEKSMHYERFVAHLKFFARRIFFSKEMLSDEEQEFSDLIELKYPREYACARKIADYIEAQYDCTVTKEEIMYLAIHIRRITTDSDE
- the nagB gene encoding glucosamine-6-phosphate deaminase encodes the protein MRIYRAKDYYDMSRKAANIISAQVIMKPDCVLGLATGSTPVGTYAQLVEWYKKGDLDFSEVKTVNLDEYKGLDQSNDQSYFYFMAEHLFDKVNIDFQNVNIPNGMETDADKECARYEAKIKALGGVDLQLLGIGHNGHIGFNEPNGQFDRTTHCVNLTQSTIEANKRFFASEEDVPRQAYTMGIKTIMQANKILMVASGEDKAEIVKRAFFGPITPEVPASVLQLHNDVTLVGDEAALSLIGSCQS
- a CDS encoding PilZ domain-containing protein, which gives rise to MLEKRKHKRLKMEHALELARLNADGTADGGVVNADILNISRGGVGFLSRKRLEVGSYYDTRISLFSREMIDAVLEIVHVEEQEKGYYYGGEFIGISDSDAVKIDIYQVFHDI
- the queA gene encoding tRNA preQ1(34) S-adenosylmethionine ribosyltransferase-isomerase QueA; translated protein: MDVKDFYYDLPQELIAQDPLEDRSSSRLMVLDKATGEVEHRHFKDIVDYLRPGDCLVINNTKVIPARLYGVKEGTEAKIEILLLKRKENDVWETLVKPGKKCKIGTRINFGEGLLTGEVIDIVEEGNRLIQFHYEGIFEEILDQLGQMPLPPYITHQLKDKNRYQTVYAKYDGSAAAPTAGLHFTPELLEQVRAMGVEIAEVTLHVGLGTFRPVKESDVLKHHMHSEFYRIEQSEADKINRAKQEGHRVIAVGTTSTRTLEAAADEHGVLHETSGWTEIFIYPGYQFKVIDALITNFHLPESTLVMLVSALAGREHVLHAYEIAVQERYRFFSFGDAMFITAK
- the pheT gene encoding phenylalanine--tRNA ligase subunit beta gives rise to the protein MLAPLSWLKDYVDIDVTPKELEEKLFSCGFEVEELIEVGKDISNVVVGLVESCEPIPDTHLSLCQVNAGEHGTFQICCGADNVRAGGKYPLALVGATVYATAKDHVTIEGVMTIKKGKLRGYESYGMLCSGTELGLNEDLYPGAGYNGLLVLPEDAKVGADVKPILGMDDWIFDIAITANRPDCQSIYGIAREVAAVLGKECREPALDYTETAVKKDFKVEVAAKDLCPRYIAHYVHDVTIGESPAWMRRRLALVGINSISNMVDITNYVLKELGQPMHAFDYAYLEGDQINVRRANEGERIVTLDEKEFTLNSSNLVICDGVKPVALAGIMGGLNSEIKDTTTEVMFESAKFARDNIRKSSRALGQSSDSSAMYAKGVYEYTTVMAMKRALHLVEELGCGKVSSTQLEVSTGNSIEPKEMKVSVKRVNGVLGIEVPEEDMLRILSALQFAPSIDGDELTLQIPAYREDMDSYPDVAEEVIRMYGYEHVIPTFMPTAKVTLGGLNLKQKTELKIKRALCAAGAYEGVHYSFFSPSDLDLLRLPEDAPERKAIKLINPINVDLSLMRTTLASEMLYAISRNQKKGILEGRIFELGNVFIPKALPLTEYPDERETLCAGVFGEKESFYTLKGLAETVADALNVSFTYEAAERTFLHPYQTAEIFCEGERVGYLGKLSYEIQDELDMRVPAYVMEIDLAALKKWYGKEQIFTPLPKFAEEKRDFAFVVDKNITCAQIENGIREACKYVTDVNLFDVYEGIQLGPDKKSMAFSVVFTPQEEELTGEMVEGFVKKILKHLEATLDIRLRA